Proteins encoded within one genomic window of Candidatus Methylomirabilota bacterium:
- a CDS encoding DUF6282 family protein — translation MTELLRGAIDVHVHANPHLFPQNHAQDVVALATQAKEAGMRALAIGRP, via the coding sequence GTGACCGAGCTTCTCCGCGGCGCCATCGACGTGCACGTCCACGCCAACCCGCACCTCTTCCCCCAGAACCACGCCCAGGACGTGGTCGCCCTCGCCACCCAGGCGAAGGAGGCCGGGATGCGCGCCCTCGCGATCGGTCGTCCGTGA
- a CDS encoding type II toxin-antitoxin system Phd/YefM family antitoxin, producing MARKAAASKSPLIVQRLPVTKVRIHLGALIKRIHLNKEYVILEKDGIPVAGLMDIDEFEDYLELQDPKVREHIRKSREEHRAGKSRPAEELSRELHKIVGRRVRRRQSA from the coding sequence GTGGCCCGAAAGGCCGCAGCGTCCAAGTCCCCCCTTATAGTCCAGCGTCTCCCCGTTACCAAGGTCCGGATCCACCTTGGCGCCCTGATTAAGCGGATCCACCTCAACAAGGAGTATGTCATCCTCGAGAAGGACGGCATCCCCGTGGCCGGCCTGATGGACATTGACGAGTTCGAGGACTACCTCGAGCTCCAGGACCCCAAGGTCCGCGAGCACATTCGGAAGAGCCGCGAAGAACACCGCGCCGGCAAGAGCCGGCCGGCCGAGGAGCTGTCCCGTGAGCTTCACAAGATCGTCGGAAGGAGAGTGCGGCGGCGTCAGAGCGCATGA
- a CDS encoding DUF2339 domain-containing protein, whose amino-acid sequence MDGLSLLLLIAAVAFLFVTARLRDRVRRLEGRLQALERGLAPSARADAAAEAPVVVAAPAPPPAEPARPASPEPIAEASPASAPPPAPPARPAEPAPSPAPEPASPSARPTPSLGQVEARLGVAWLNRAGVVVLLLGIAFFLKYAFENDWIGPTGRVAIGFLAGIGFLGLGERQRAAYRVAAQGLLAVGLGTLYLSVYAAYGFYGLVPLWSAFVLMVLVTATGMALAIRDDARAIALLANLGGFLTPVVLGTGTDAAAALFTYLAILDAGMLASAFWRRWTELHLLSFAFTHALYWDWHWTWYRPERLPVALEAASVFFVLFALVAPVEAARRRESGGWRAAPLLVFAAPTLYFLAARAVLYPAHAAWLGLLCLALATAYFLGGRWALAAASPGSWLPLFHFTLALVFLTLTFPVQFTEHGVTIAWSVQGVALLWGGFRLGTRRLRSGALLVLALAGARWWTLIEPRQWHGGLVVIDHPAFVPTLVFATACALAALLYRTGAPEAAGWESVARPLLLLAAIGSTALFLTDALADHAGLRLPASHLDVLRTVIWTAAAVPVLALAPRDRTRVLFFAGGVLLAAVGLHAATVDAERWRNVGPPVLNLRFGSGLLIAALYAVFAGMADDFPIATAANRARLRAVAAVAAALFLLWHLSAEILLMPLPRLREVEAIKARNMGLSILWTVYAFVAMGLGLWRDRAALRIGAIALFGLAVVKVLLVDLATLDAIYRILSFLVLGGVLLLASFLYTRYRARVQGHTP is encoded by the coding sequence ATGGACGGACTGTCGCTCCTGCTGCTGATCGCCGCGGTCGCCTTCCTGTTCGTGACCGCCCGGTTGCGGGACCGGGTGCGGCGGCTCGAGGGGCGCCTTCAGGCACTCGAGCGGGGTCTCGCGCCCTCGGCCCGGGCCGACGCGGCGGCCGAGGCCCCCGTCGTCGTCGCCGCGCCGGCTCCCCCGCCGGCCGAGCCCGCGCGGCCGGCTTCGCCCGAGCCGATCGCCGAGGCGTCACCCGCGTCAGCGCCGCCTCCTGCGCCTCCCGCGCGGCCGGCTGAGCCGGCCCCGTCCCCCGCCCCCGAGCCCGCCTCCCCATCGGCCAGGCCCACCCCGAGCCTCGGCCAGGTCGAGGCGCGACTCGGCGTCGCGTGGCTGAACCGGGCCGGCGTCGTCGTCCTGCTCCTCGGAATCGCGTTCTTCCTCAAGTACGCGTTCGAGAACGACTGGATCGGGCCGACCGGTCGGGTGGCGATCGGGTTCCTGGCCGGAATCGGCTTCCTCGGCCTGGGCGAGCGACAGCGGGCCGCCTACCGCGTCGCCGCCCAGGGGCTGCTGGCGGTCGGGCTCGGCACGCTCTACCTCAGCGTCTACGCGGCCTATGGCTTCTACGGCCTCGTCCCCCTGTGGTCGGCCTTCGTCCTCATGGTTCTCGTCACCGCCACAGGGATGGCCCTCGCCATCCGCGACGACGCCCGCGCCATCGCCCTCCTCGCCAACCTGGGCGGGTTCCTGACGCCGGTCGTCCTCGGCACGGGCACCGACGCCGCTGCCGCCCTCTTCACGTACCTGGCGATCCTCGACGCGGGGATGCTCGCCTCGGCATTCTGGCGCCGCTGGACCGAGCTCCACCTCCTGAGCTTCGCCTTCACGCACGCGCTCTACTGGGACTGGCACTGGACCTGGTACCGCCCCGAACGCCTTCCCGTCGCGTTGGAGGCGGCCAGCGTGTTCTTCGTCCTCTTCGCGCTGGTCGCGCCGGTGGAGGCGGCGCGGCGACGGGAGTCCGGCGGGTGGCGCGCGGCGCCGCTCCTCGTGTTCGCGGCTCCCACCCTGTACTTCCTCGCCGCTCGGGCCGTCCTCTATCCGGCGCACGCCGCCTGGCTCGGCCTGCTCTGCCTCGCCCTGGCGACGGCCTATTTTCTGGGCGGCCGGTGGGCGCTGGCGGCGGCCAGCCCCGGAAGCTGGCTCCCGCTCTTCCACTTCACCCTCGCGCTCGTGTTCCTCACGCTGACCTTCCCCGTCCAGTTCACCGAGCACGGCGTGACCATCGCCTGGAGCGTCCAGGGGGTGGCGCTGCTGTGGGGCGGCTTCCGGCTCGGTACCCGGAGGCTCCGGAGCGGCGCGCTCCTGGTTCTCGCGCTGGCGGGAGCCCGGTGGTGGACGCTGATCGAGCCTCGCCAGTGGCACGGGGGACTCGTCGTCATCGACCACCCGGCGTTCGTCCCCACCCTCGTCTTCGCCACCGCCTGCGCGCTGGCCGCGCTCCTGTACCGGACGGGCGCGCCCGAGGCGGCGGGCTGGGAGTCGGTCGCCCGCCCCCTGCTCTTGCTGGCCGCGATCGGGAGCACCGCGCTCTTCCTCACCGATGCCCTGGCGGACCACGCGGGCCTCCGTCTCCCGGCCTCGCACCTCGACGTCCTCCGGACGGTCATCTGGACGGCGGCGGCGGTGCCGGTGCTCGCGCTGGCGCCCCGAGACCGGACGCGCGTCCTGTTCTTCGCCGGCGGGGTGCTTCTCGCCGCCGTGGGGCTCCACGCCGCCACGGTGGACGCCGAGCGGTGGCGGAACGTCGGACCGCCGGTGCTGAACCTCCGGTTCGGCTCGGGGCTTCTCATCGCGGCCCTCTACGCCGTCTTCGCCGGGATGGCCGACGATTTCCCGATCGCGACAGCCGCGAACCGGGCCCGACTCCGCGCGGTCGCGGCGGTGGCGGCGGCCCTGTTCCTCCTGTGGCACCTGAGCGCGGAGATCCTGCTCATGCCGCTGCCGCGGCTCCGCGAAGTCGAGGCGATCAAGGCCCGGAACATGGGGCTGTCGATCCTGTGGACCGTCTATGCCTTCGTCGCGATGGGCCTCGGGCTCTGGCGAGACCGGGCGGCTCTGCGGATCGGCGCCATCGCGCTCTTCGGCCTCGCCGTCGTCAAGGTCTTGCTGGTCGACCTGGCGACGCTGGACGCCATCTATCGGATCCTGTCGTTTCTGGTCCTCGGCGGGGTCCTCCTGCTCGCGTCGTTTCTCTATACCCGATACCGGGCGCGGGTCCAGGGGCACACACCGTGA
- a CDS encoding DUF3999 family protein, producing MRWWRALALVALAGAPVLAAGAAPAALYWTQRKAIGLPALTAPTFVEVILDPAVYHDASPSLADLRIRDGDGGEVAYVLRRHEKPATRREREIPLLDLQQTPSREARFVLDLGDGAPIHAGVRIRLGPAARNFRVPVKVETSLDRRAWHLVRAAGFIYAVEGETRATDTSVRYPPSTARYLRVTVGPAGGRPLPVAGAAIGLDTPSSRDEEAVPAVIERQEDRAGKSTRLTFDLGGRRPVDRAELDIDERTFYRVALVEASDDRVGWRFVGSGAVSAIDTPRLRDRQTSLPIPETAARYLRLTIQNLDDRPLGIAGARLIGVRRGLVFEARPEQVFHLDYGRADAAAPRYDLQRAFPYVESERIPVARLGPATRLPPPPPPRAPWTEGRPFVLWAAMAAAGLLLAGLLFRMARQIPSSTSEG from the coding sequence GTGAGGTGGTGGCGAGCGCTCGCGCTGGTGGCGCTGGCCGGCGCGCCGGTCCTGGCGGCGGGCGCGGCTCCGGCGGCCCTCTACTGGACGCAGCGGAAGGCGATCGGCCTGCCGGCGCTCACCGCGCCGACGTTCGTCGAGGTGATCCTCGATCCGGCGGTGTACCACGACGCCTCGCCGTCCCTCGCCGATCTGCGCATCCGCGACGGCGACGGCGGCGAGGTGGCCTACGTCCTTCGCCGGCACGAGAAGCCCGCCACGCGGCGCGAGCGGGAGATCCCGCTGCTCGACCTCCAGCAGACGCCGAGCCGCGAGGCCCGGTTCGTCCTGGACCTGGGCGACGGGGCGCCGATCCACGCCGGCGTCCGGATCCGCCTCGGGCCGGCCGCCCGGAACTTCCGCGTCCCCGTGAAGGTCGAGACGAGCCTCGACCGGCGGGCCTGGCACCTCGTGCGGGCCGCCGGCTTCATCTACGCGGTCGAGGGTGAGACCCGCGCCACCGACACGTCCGTGCGCTATCCGCCCTCGACCGCTCGGTACCTCCGCGTGACGGTGGGCCCCGCGGGGGGCCGCCCGCTGCCGGTGGCCGGCGCCGCCATCGGCCTCGACACGCCATCCTCGCGGGACGAGGAAGCGGTGCCGGCCGTGATCGAGCGCCAGGAGGATCGCGCGGGCAAGTCGACGCGCCTCACCTTCGACCTCGGCGGCCGGCGGCCCGTCGACCGCGCCGAGCTCGACATCGACGAGCGGACGTTCTACCGCGTGGCCCTCGTCGAGGCGAGTGACGATCGGGTCGGCTGGCGCTTCGTGGGAAGCGGCGCGGTCAGCGCGATCGATACTCCGCGCCTCCGTGACCGGCAGACGAGCCTGCCCATCCCCGAGACCGCGGCGCGGTACCTCCGCCTCACGATCCAGAATCTCGACGACCGTCCGCTCGGGATCGCGGGCGCCCGCCTGATCGGGGTCCGGCGCGGCCTCGTCTTCGAGGCCCGGCCCGAGCAGGTCTTTCACCTCGACTACGGCCGGGCCGATGCCGCGGCGCCGCGCTACGATCTGCAGCGCGCGTTCCCCTACGTGGAGTCCGAGCGCATCCCCGTCGCGCGGCTCGGACCGGCCACGCGGCTGCCGCCGCCTCCGCCCCCGCGGGCCCCCTGGACTGAAGGACGGCCCTTCGTGCTGTGGGCGGCGATGGCGGCAGCCGGCCTGCTCCTGGCCGGGCTGCTCTTCCGGATGGCCCGCCAGATCCCGTCGTCCACCTCCGAAGGCTAG
- a CDS encoding mandelate racemase/muconate lactonizing enzyme family protein, translated as MKITTIGLHFVECRLPEPQGNATCFFDRREALLVEVRGDEGLSGWGETWHSPAAAWTIIETALAAAVIGQDPFEYQRLWTAMHGRLGYERQGPGLMALSALDMALWDLRGRALGQSIARLLGGPIRTRVPAYASGPYLKPGRDPYRGYRREAERIVAPGFRAMKMKVGVDPDADGRAAAAVRRVVGPEIILLADANQGYTPRPAIEAGRQLEAEGFAWLEEPVAPDDVEGYAHVAGALGLAVVGGEALGGIRAFRGFFERSALDAAQPDLSIAGGFTEVARIAALAAAWEVPVVPHVWGTAVNLYASLQLCAVLPGYRSHTPLPYPWFEYDQSPNPLRELWGAPAVGPDGMVEVPQGPGLGIEVDPAAFEPYLRRRGEVTRD; from the coding sequence ATGAAGATCACGACCATCGGGCTTCACTTCGTCGAGTGCCGGCTGCCCGAGCCGCAGGGCAACGCGACATGCTTCTTCGACCGCCGCGAGGCCCTGCTGGTGGAGGTCCGGGGCGACGAGGGCCTGTCCGGCTGGGGTGAGACGTGGCACTCCCCGGCCGCCGCCTGGACGATCATCGAGACCGCACTCGCCGCCGCGGTCATCGGCCAGGACCCGTTCGAGTACCAGCGTCTGTGGACCGCCATGCACGGCCGGCTCGGCTACGAGCGCCAGGGTCCCGGCCTCATGGCACTCTCGGCGCTGGACATGGCGTTGTGGGACCTCCGGGGGCGCGCGCTCGGCCAATCGATCGCCCGTCTCCTCGGCGGGCCGATCCGGACGCGCGTGCCCGCGTATGCGAGCGGCCCCTACCTCAAGCCCGGCCGGGACCCCTACCGCGGCTACCGCCGCGAGGCGGAGCGGATCGTCGCCCCGGGATTCCGGGCGATGAAGATGAAGGTCGGGGTCGACCCCGACGCCGACGGCCGCGCCGCCGCGGCGGTGCGCCGCGTGGTCGGCCCCGAGATCATCCTGCTGGCCGACGCGAACCAGGGCTATACGCCGCGCCCCGCGATCGAAGCGGGCCGCCAGCTCGAGGCCGAGGGCTTCGCCTGGCTCGAGGAGCCGGTGGCGCCCGACGACGTCGAGGGATACGCGCACGTCGCCGGCGCCCTGGGGCTGGCCGTCGTCGGTGGGGAAGCCCTCGGCGGCATCCGAGCCTTCCGCGGCTTCTTCGAGCGGAGCGCGCTCGATGCCGCGCAGCCCGACCTGTCCATCGCCGGCGGCTTCACGGAGGTGGCGCGGATCGCCGCGCTGGCGGCGGCCTGGGAGGTCCCGGTGGTCCCCCACGTCTGGGGTACCGCGGTCAACCTCTACGCGAGCCTCCAGCTCTGCGCGGTGCTTCCCGGCTACCGGAGCCACACGCCGCTGCCGTACCCCTGGTTCGAGTACGACCAGTCGCCGAATCCCCTTCGCGAGCTGTGGGGGGCCCCTGCGGTCGGTCCCGACGGGATGGTCGAGGTCCCGCAAGGGCCGGGCCTCGGCATCGAGGTCGACCCCGCGGCCTTCGAGCCGTACCTCCGGCGGCGCGGCGAGGTGACTCGGGACTGA